DNA sequence from the Arthrobacter crystallopoietes genome:
GAGCGGCTTCAACAGGTCGGTGCGCAGCCCCAGTCCCCAGCGGTCCAGCAGCTGCGGAAAGCTCTTTTCCTGCTCCGCGACCGCCAGGCGTGCGCGCATCCATTCCTCGCTGTCGCCGCCCTCGACCAGGGATGACTCGTCCTGCCCGGCCAGCAGGATGCCGCTCTCTTCGAACAGTTCCCTGATGGCGGCCACCACAAGAGCCCGGGCGTGCTGATGATCTTCCAAGCCCATCAGCTGGGCCCATTTGGCCGCCGACGGCCCGTACCACGGCACCGGCTCGAAGTCCGCCTCGTCATCGATAGTTCCCCCGGGGAACGCGATGGCGCCCAGCGGCGAACTGCCGGAGCGGTACCCAAGGTAAGTCTGGGTACCCTCCGGGCTGTCGCGGATCAGGACAACGGACGACGCGTACCGCGGTTTGCGCGGCGTGCGCTCGCCATGGTCGAACCAGCTGCGGGCGGCCTCCAGCTGGTCCGGCGGAAGCCGGAACAGGCGCTTGGTCTGCCGAAGCGGACTAGCTGAACTCGGCAATCAGTTCCACCTCAACCGGAGAGTCGAGCGGCAGAACGGCAACGCCGACGGCGGAACGGGCATGTGCGCCTGCCTCGCCGAAAACCTTGCCGAGCAGCTCGGAAGCGCCGTTGATGACAGCCGGCTGGCCGGTGAAGTCCGTCTCCGAGGCCACGAACCCGACTACCTTGACGATCCGTGTGACACGGTCCAGGTCGCCGATGACGCTCTTAACGGCGGCCAGTGCGTTGATGGCGCAAGTGGCAGCGAGCTCTTTGGCCTGCTCGGCCGAGACAGAACTTGAGACGTTGCCCACTTTGCCCTTGGCGGCCAGTTCACCGTTAACCATCGGCAGCTGGCCGGAGGTGTAGACGTAGTCGCCGGACACGACGGCGGGCACGTAGGCGGCTACGGGAGCGACCACCTCGGGCAGGGTCAGGCCGAGTTCAGCCAGGCGCTCTTCTACGGCGGAAACGGCGGACTGCTGTGGCTGCGTCATGTTACTGCTTCTCCCTCTTCAGGTAGGCAACGAGATTGGTGGAATCGGG
Encoded proteins:
- a CDS encoding NUDIX hydrolase — its product is MPSSASPLRQTKRLFRLPPDQLEAARSWFDHGERTPRKPRYASSVVLIRDSPEGTQTYLGYRSGSSPLGAIAFPGGTIDDEADFEPVPWYGPSAAKWAQLMGLEDHQHARALVVAAIRELFEESGILLAGQDESSLVEGGDSEEWMRARLAVAEQEKSFPQLLDRWGLGLRTDLLKPLSRWLSPDFAHRRFDTRYFAAAQPVSQQPSLLAGKGVWASWVCAGKVIAERNTSALGDLADQEDTRGLNLSEVSSPAVETILEKIASARGCIAYLSHKRPLRVYHPELVLVEGEPMLEVETLTAPEGGSLQRGR
- a CDS encoding RidA family protein; protein product: MTQPQQSAVSAVEERLAELGLTLPEVVAPVAAYVPAVVSGDYVYTSGQLPMVNGELAAKGKVGNVSSSVSAEQAKELAATCAINALAAVKSVIGDLDRVTRIVKVVGFVASETDFTGQPAVINGASELLGKVFGEAGAHARSAVGVAVLPLDSPVEVELIAEFS